One Drosophila santomea strain STO CAGO 1482 chromosome X, Prin_Dsan_1.1, whole genome shotgun sequence DNA segment encodes these proteins:
- the LOC120455989 gene encoding uncharacterized protein LOC120455989 has product MMWSFLILLAALGDSRTWAVTLEFSLNEGNACPEMPNYPKSTCKRQCTEIIQSHIRRNTLTHESVVHCNVAEQLVCCPNHPPQNPFSNQLQALTHSAAESDAQPDAQKTYPHMAALRYLDPVTLDSYIYRCAAVVIKQNVVLTSAYCAGLEDIIQQPNRVRLGLVPPFKEELPINGSSNYNSDLVLFRLTRNYSSEALAKICSQQDLDSSRRLMAVGFAQRNGVNCEWFEQEVSLRPFSTCNITVWSQMRSVEGQTHFCVYPIHMPATPRSGSCVRCLRAGASVLHAVHADGSACVAGVATPTGGKCYRSGNATLYYSSLVNGNVLDFINGSH; this is encoded by the exons ATGATGTGGAGTTTCCTGATTCTGCTCGCGGCACTTGGTGATTCTCGAACTTGGGCAGTTACGCTGGAGTTTTCTCTAAatg AGGGGAATGCCTGTCCCGAAATGCCCAACTATCCGAAGAGCACCTGCAAGAGGCAGTGCACCGAGATAATCCAGAGCCACATTCGCCGCAATACGCTGACGCACGAGAGTGTGGTGCACTGCAATGTGGCCGAGCAGCTCGTCTGCTGCCCCAACCATCCGCCCCAGAATCCGTTCTCCAACCAGCTACAGGCACTCACTCACTCCGCAGCAGAATCCGATGCCCAGCCAGATGCCCAAAAGACATATCCCCACATGGCTGCGCTGCGCTATCTAGATCCCGTCACCCTGGACTCATATATATACCGATGTGCCGCCGTGGTCATCAAGCAGAACGTTGTGCTGACCTCGGCCTATTGCGCCGGCTTGGAAGACATCATCCAGCAGCCAAATCGTGTTCGCCTGGGTCTTGTGCCTCCTTTCAAGGAGGAGCTCCCCATTAAC GGCAGCTCCAACTACAATAGCGATCTCGTCCTGTTTCGACTAACCCGGAATTACAGCAGTGAAGCCTTGGCCAAGATCTGTAGCCAGCAGGACTTGGACAGCTCCCGTAGGCTGATGGCCGTGGGCTTTGCCCAACGGAATG GTGTCAACTGCGAGTGGTTCGAACAGGAGGTGTCTCTGCGACCCTTCAGCACATGCAACATTACCGTTTGGTCGCAGATGCGCAGCGTGGAAGGCCAGACCCACTTTTGTGTCTACCCCATCCACATGCCGGCCACACCGAGATCGGGTTCCTGTGTCCGCTGCCTGCGCGCCGGCGCCAGTGTCCTTCATGCTGTCCACGCGGATGGGAGTGCGTGTGTCGCCGGAGTGGCCACACCCACCGGCGGCAAATGCTATAGATCCGGAAACGCGACTCTGTACTACAGCAGTCTGGTCAACGGAAACGTGCTGGACTTTATCAACGGCAGTCATTAA
- the LOC120456814 gene encoding serine protease persephone isoform X1 has product MAGVTVAHAQHQYSRLKMPLNWFLLLGTLVLISCSAAKAAAIVGRACNVTATMPGICSTSSDCEPVIDGYIKSGVLTLNDVPSCGLGAWGEIFCCPTKPCCGNSTMSTMSFTTSTRAPVAKEVLTSGRVDVPTPFGTGDRPAVAACKKIRQRTQQRRGNQLVIHIVGGYPVDPGVYPHMAAIGYAFDSEFRCGGSLIASRFVLTAAHCVNTDANTPAFVRLGAVNIENPDPTYQDIAVRSVKIHPQYVGHKYNDIAVLELERDVVETDNIRPACLHTDSTDPPSNSKFFVAGWGVLNVTTRARSKILLRAGLELVPLEQCNTSYAEQPGYIRMLKAGVIDSLVCAIDQRLIADACKGDSGGPLIHDLTAEDGMYTIMGVISSGFGCATVTPGLYTRVSSFLDFIEGIVWPDNRV; this is encoded by the exons ATGGCAGGAGTGACTGTAGCTCATGCTCAGCATCAATACTCA CGCTTGAAGATGCCTCTGAATTGGTTCCTGCTCCTCGGCACTTTGGTGCTCATCAGCTGCTCCGCCGCGAAAGCAGCCGCCATAG TGGGTCGAGCCTGCAATGTGACGGCTACCATGCCGGGGATCTGCAGCACCTCCTCCGATTGTGAGCCCGTGATCGATGGCTACATCAAGTCGGGAGTCCTCACGCTCAACGATGTGCCCAGCTGTGGCCTCGGCGCCTGGGGTGAGATCTTCTGCTGTCCCACCAAGCCGTGCTGCGGGAATAG TACCATGAGCACCATGAGCTTCACCACGAGCACAAGAGCACCAGTGGCCAAGGAGGTGCTAACCAGTGGTCGTGTCGATGTGCCCACGCCATTTGGAACGGGTGATCGCCCAGCAGTGGCAG CCTGCAAGAAGATACGCCAGCGAACACAGCAGAGGAGGGGCAACCAATTGGTCATACACATCGTGGGCGGTTATCCGGTGGATCCGGGTGTATATCCCCACATGGCGGCCATTGGTTACGCCTTCGACAGCGAATTTCGTTGCGGCGGATCGCTCATCGCCAGTCGCTTCGTCCTGACCGCCGCCCATTGTGTGAACACCGACGCCAATACGCCGGCCTTTGTCCGCTTGGGTGCTGTGAACATTGAGAATCCGGATCCCACCTACCAGGATATCGCCGTT CGAAGCGTTAAAATCCATCCGCAATATGTGGGGCATAAGTACAACGATATCGCCGTCTTGGAACTGGAGCGTGACGTGGTCGAGACGGATAACATACGGCCCGCTTGTCTTCACACGGACTCCACCGATCCTCCCTCGAACTCCAAGTTCTTTGTCGCCGGTTGGGGCGTCCTCAATGTAACCA CTCGGGCGCGTTCCAAGATCCTGTTGCGTGCGGGTCTGGAGCTGGTGCCGCTGGAGCAGTGCAACACATCCTATGCGGAGCAGCCAGGTTACATACGGATGCTGAAAGCGGGCGTCATCGATTCCTTGGTGTGCGCCATCGATCAAAGGCTTATTGCCGACGCCTGCAAGGGCGACTCTGGTGGACCGCTCATCCACGACCTGACCGCGGAGGACGGCATGTACACCATCATGGGCGTCATCTCGTCGGGATTTGGATGCGCCACCGTCACCCCGGGCCTCTATACCCGTGTCTCCTCCTTTCTGGACTTTATCGAGGGCATCGTCTGGCCGGACAATCGTGTGTAA
- the LOC120455594 gene encoding uncharacterized protein LOC120455594, whose protein sequence is MSKLSLFLLSALLGCLVSGGVAGKIRVDSTGIRVVNDIHVFAAQHPGVQIQPMEKEIVPGKARVGSQTVRYNMGARIPGDALVAQTADTFEYQRAQDVSLQLTYPVNSAEAAVVSYLQLLCTQDSSEGTAYVVAGGIGQRLISIVLEAKNTKYFSYQAEYYGVQ, encoded by the exons ATGTCCAAGCTTAGCCTGTTCCTGCTGTCCGCCCTGCTGGGCTGCCTTGTGTCCGGCGGAGTGGCTGGAAAAATACGCGTGGATAGCACCGGAATTCGTGTGGTGAACGATATCCATGTCTTTGCCGCCCAGCATCCGGGTGTGCAGATCCAGCCCATGGAGAAGGAGATCGTGCCGGGCAAGGCCCGTGTTGGAAGCCAAACTGTGCGCTACAACATGGGAGCCCGGATTCCCG GCGATGCACTGGTGGCCCAGACAGCCGACACCTTCGAGTACCAACGGGCGCAGGATGTGAGCCTGCAGCTTACCTATCCGGTGAATAGCGCTGAAGCTGCCGTCGTGTCCTACTTGCAGCTGCTCTGCACCCAGGACAGCAGTGAGGGCACCGCCTACGTGGTCGCCGGAGGCATCGGCCAGCGCCTGATCTCCATCGTGCTGGAGGCCAAGAACACCAAGTACTTCTCATACCAGGCTGAGTACTACGGAGTCCAATAA
- the LOC120457034 gene encoding uncharacterized protein LOC120457034 encodes MLRGGETRGFISAVIFTSLCLGFCRGYFSLEVGDPCPTANYRSRCQAVEDCETLASHLRAGRLTLQTVMNCGFTTRSEKICCPVEDAQSGVRMDPTTSRTTANSTTSTTTTTTSTTTTTTSTTTTTTTTPAPAPEPWLSIFKTDRDYVERSIGPTHRPTRESIAFRDTSVGAECTAPLYEGQCRAVSACPSVEPLLSQGRLRDEDFTTCREGTHEEIICCPLNLPLQPRVHSGLRLGIQSDSSEAKAAEDPFELAAIARADSLLPHYRHLASLAHPNAAFDGHLHHCAALVLTPQLLVSAAGCERPSHAVFGVADLRDVDADEDYLADIVRLVQFQRDLSVIRLQDALRLGSQTTANVSVAPICTQFELARLQRSGHLVAVGWGKGEDTDCPLYEMPMRLRPTWACGELPNYGGVQDLGSSHLCVEPLGGDRELQRFSNSSTCAACPASVSSVLHLVRPGGGRCVIGVATPTGAECEARTMYFTGLLSPQFRRFVEQEQK; translated from the exons ATGTTACGTGGAGGGGAAACGAGGGGCTTCATATCAGCCGTAATCTTCACGAGCCTCTGTCTGGGCTTCTGTCGGGGATACTTCAGTCTGGAGG TGGGTGATCCCTGTCCCACGGCCAACTATCGCAGTCGCTGCCAAGCGGTGGAGGACTGTGAGACCTTGGCATCGCATCTCCGAGCAGGACGACTCACATTGCAGACGGTGATGAACTGCGGCTTCACCACGCGCAGCGAGAAGATCTGCTGTCCCGTCGAGGATGCCCAGAGTGGGGTGCGGATGGATCCCACTACCAGCAGAACTACTGCTAACAGCACAACATCTACTACTACAACTACTACTtcaaccaccaccactaccacttccaccactaccaccactaCCACAACTCCAGCACCAGCACCCGAACCCTGGCTGAGCATATTCAAGACGGATCGCGACTACGTCGAGCGCTCCATTGGACCGACGCACCGGCCAACGCGGGAGAGCATCGCCTTCAGGGACACCTCCGTTGGAGCCGAGTGCACGGCACCCCTGTACGAGGGCCAGTGCCGTGCCGTGTCCGCCTGCCCCAGTGTGGAGCCACTCCTGTCGCAGGGTCGCCTCAGGGATGAGGACTTCACCACGTGCCGCGAGGGAACGCACGAGGAGATCATCTGCTGTCCGCTCAACCTGCCCCTGCAGCCACGCGTCCACAGCGGCTTGCGCCTGGGCATCCAGTCTGATTCATCGGAGGCAAAAGCTGCGGAGGATCCCTTCGAGCTGGCCGCCATTGCACGGGCGGATAGCCTGCTGCCCCACTATCGCCACTTGGCTTCGCTGGCCCATCCGAATGCCGCCTTCGATGGCCACCTGCATCACTGTGCCGCCCTGGTCCTGACCCCACAGCTCCTGGTCAGCGCCGCCGGCTGCGAACGACCGAGTCATGCCGTTTTCGGGGTGGCTGACTTGCGGGACGTGGACGCCGACGAGGACTATCTGGCGGACATAGTG cGCCTGGTTCAGTTTCAAAGAGATCTGTCGGTCATACGACTGCAGGATGCACTGCGTCTGGGCAGCCAGACCACCGCCAATGTGAGCGTGGCGCCCATTTGCACCCAGTTCGAGTTGGCCAGGCTGCAGCGCAGCGGCCACCTGGTGGCCGTTGGTTGGGGCAAGGGTGAAG ACACGGACTGTCCGCTGTACGAGATGCCCATGCGACTGCGTCCCACATGGGCCTGCGGGGAGCTGCCCAACTACGGCGGAGTGCAGGATCTGGGCAGCTCACATCTGTGCGTGGAGCCGCTGGGCGGAGACAGGGAGCTGCAGCGGTTCTCCAACAGCAGCACCTGCGCCGCCTGTCCGGCTTCCGTGAGCAGTGTGCTCCATCTGGTGCGACCAGGTGGTGGTCGCTGCGTCATTGGggtggccacgcccaccgggGCCGAGTGCGAGGCACGAACCATGTACTTCACGGGTCTGCTGAGTCCACAGTTCCGGCGGTTtgtggagcaggagcagaagtaG
- the LOC120457176 gene encoding N-acetylgalactosaminyltransferase 7, whose product MRVSTIRSGRICRLALCLLVLLPLLYLLANWSDHHKRVQEAYHTRFGGPKFAHQRLEGRPREVPKLVDGLGNFEPKDVKPRSGPGENGEAHSLSPEKKHMSDASEMEYGMNIACSDEISMHRSVRDTRLEECRHWDYPFDLPRTSVIIVFHNEGFSVLMRTVHSVIDRSPTHMLHEIILVDDFSDKENLRSQLDEYVQQFKGLVKVIRNKEREGLIRTRSRGAMEATGEVIVFLDAHCEVNTNWLPPLLAPIYRDRTVMTVPIIDGIDHKNFEYRPVYGTDNHFRGIFEWGMLYKENEVPRREQRRRAHNSEPYRSPTHAGGLFAINREYFLELGAYDPGLLVWGGENFELSFKIWQCGGSIEWVPCSRVGHVYRGFMPYNFGKLASKKKGPLITINYKRVIETWFDDTHKEYFYTREPLARYLDMGDISEQLALKKRLNCKSFQWFMDHIAYDVYDKFPGLPANLHWGELRSVASDGCLDSMGHQPPAIMGLTYCHGGGNNQLVRLNAAGQLGVGERCVEADRQGIKLAVCRLGTVDGPWQYNEHTKHLMHRVHKKCMALHPATQQLSLGHCDVNDSYQQWWFKEIRPRW is encoded by the exons ATGCGCGTAAGCACCATCCGCAGCGGTCGGATATGCCGGCTGGCACTGTGCCTCCTggtgctgctgccactgctgtaTCTGCTGGCCAACTGGAGCGATCACCACAAGCGCGTCCAGGAGGCGTATCACACGCGCTTCGGCGGACCCAAGTTCGCCCACCAGCGACTGGAGGGCAGGCCCCGGGAGGTGCCCAAGCTGGTCGATG GCCTTGGCAACTTTGAGCCGAAAGATGTGAAGCCACGTAGCGGACCCGGCGAGAATGGCGAGGCCCACAGCCTGTCGCCCGAGAAGAAGCACATGTCGGACGCCTCCGAGATGGAGTACGGCATGAACATCGCCTGCTCCGACGAGATATCGATGCACCGTTCGGTGCGGGACACGCGGCTCGAGGAGTGCCGCCACTGGGACTACCCCTTCGACCTGCCGCGCACCAGTGTCATCATTGTCTTCCACAACGAGGGCTTCTCGGTGCTGATGCGCACCGTGCACTCGGTCATTGACCGTTCGCCCACGCACATGCTGCACGAGATCATACTGGTGGACGACTTCTCCGACAAGGAGAACCTGCGCAGCCAGCTGGACGAGTATGTGCAGCAGTTCAAGGGGCTGGTGAAAGTCATCAGGAACAAGGAGCGCGAGGGTCTCATCCGGACGAGATCCAGGGGCGCCATGGAGGCTACAG GTGAGGTGATCGTCTTCTTGGACGCCCATTGCGAGGTAAACACCAACTGGCTGCCGCCACTGCTGGCCCCCATCTACCGGGATCGCACTGTAATGACAGTGCCCATTATCGATGGCATTGACCACAAGAACTTTGAGTACCGACCGGTTTATGGGACGGACAACCACTTCCGCGGCATCTTCGAATGGGGCATGCTGTACAAGGAGAACGAGGTGCCACGTCGCGAGCAGCGCCGCCGTGCTCACAACTCGGAACCCTATCGCAGTCCCACCCACGCCGGCGGCCTGTTTGCCATCAATAGGGAGTACTTCCTGGAGCTGGGCGCCTACGATCCGGGTCTGCTGGTCTGGGGCGGCGAGAACTTCGAATTGAGCTTCAAGATCTGGCAGTGTGGCGGCAGCATCGAGTGGGTGCCCTGCTCTCGCGTCGGTCATGTCTATCGCGGCTTCATGCCCTACAATTTCGGCAAGCTGGCCAGCAAGAAGAAGGGTCCACTGATAACGATCAACTACAAGCGCGTCATCGAGACGTGGTTCGACGATACGCACAAGGAGTACTTCTATACGCGCGAGCCGTTGGCGCGCTACCTGGATATGGGCGATATTAGCGAGCAATTGGCGCTGAAGAAGCGGCTGAACTGCAAGAGCTTCCAGTGGTTTATGGACCACATCGCCTACGATGTCTATGACAAGTTCCCGGGACTGCCGGCCAATCTGCACTGGGGCGAGCTGCGTTCGGTGGCCTCCGACGGATGCCTGGACTCCATGGGCCATCAGCCGCCCGCCATTATGGGCCTCACATACTGCCATGGCGGAGGAAACAATCAACTGGTCAGGCTCAATGCCGCCGGACAGTTGGGCGTCGGCGAGCGTTGCGTGGAGGCCGATCGGCAGGGCATCAAGCTGGCCGTGTGCCGTCTGGGTACTGTCGACGGTCCTTGGCAGTACAACGAGCACACGAAGCACCTAATGCACCGCGTCCACAAGAAGTGCATGGCCCTGCACCCGGCCACGCAGCAATTGTCATTGGGCCACTGCGATGTCAACGATAGCTACCAGCAGTGGTGGTTCAAGGAGATACGCCCGCGCTGGTAA
- the LOC120455972 gene encoding uncharacterized protein LOC120455972 → MLLLHCLALGMMASMASGEPHARASDLYYTDITPVTDDTRYTSLNPDTQLTEMNKVKHSKGNIVFTAGDRASGDRLIVNHYDGESFPSAKDVEVLMSYPAGTSTGVTLTSIEVYVDMSADDAGGYLTKGGIGQTNVEILLTSNTTRSFVYETFIYGY, encoded by the coding sequence atgttgctgctgcactgccTGGCGCTGGGCATGATGGCATCGATGGCATCCGGAGAGCCACACGCCCGTGCCAGCGATCTCTACTATACGGACATAACACCCGTGACGGATGATACGCGCTACACCAGCCTGAATCCGGACACACAGCTGACCGAGATGAACAAGGTGAAGCACTCCAAGGGCAACATTGTCTTCACCGCAGGAGATCGGGCATCGGGTGATCGACTCATCGTGAATCACTACGATGGCGAGAGCTTTCCCAGTGCCAAGGATGTGGAGGTGCTGATGAGCTATCCGGCCGGAACCAGCACCGGCGTCACGCTCACCAGCATCGAGGTGTATGTGGACATGTCGGCGGACGATGCCGGTGGCTATCTGACCAAGGGTGGCATCGGCCAGACCAACGTGGAGATTCTACTGACCTCCAATACGACGCGCAGCTTCGTCTACGAGACGTTCATCTATGGCTACTAG
- the LOC120457179 gene encoding DNA repair protein XRCC2 yields the protein MGSRQLHFAVFGSCGFESDTLVEISGTGNSGKSLVLQQLVAHCLAPYNFGGRQWNVLLINLSHKINRESLVKSIKMELQAYSLGEEVAQNCSTEEQLAEIAAECVGRVRFLNCFSNDDVSTSLIDARYAIINDPGIQLVAMDTLSEFYWLDDLKLSKRMSMYRHYRLLLARLEKLCKDAIVCGMYTVESVFLDNRFGDNLPETCIKYHVRMQKIQGQILLNGLPLSFSNGLHLDTKTAEQEIT from the coding sequence ATGGGCTCACGGCAACTGCACTTTGCCGTATTTGGGTCATGCGGCTTCGAGTCGGACACGTTGGTGGAGATTTCCGGCACCGGGAACAGTGGCAAAAGCCTGGTGCTCCAACAGTTGGTGGCCCATTGCTTGGCGCCCTACAACTTTGGTGGTCGCCAGTGGAACGTCCTGCTGATCAATCTGAGTCACAAAATCAACCGGGAATCTCTCGTCAAGAGCATTAAAATGGAACTGCAGGCGTACTCTCTTGGGGAAGAGGTAGCCCAGAATTGCTCCAcggaggagcagctggccGAGATTGCCGCCGAGTGTGTGGGTCGCGTGCGATTCCTCAACTGTTTCTCCAATGATGATGTTTCCACTTCGTTAATCGACGCCCGCTATGCGATCATCAATGATCCTGGCATACAACTGGTGGCCATGGACACACTCAGCGAATTCTACTGGCTGGACGACCTTAAGTTAAGCAAGAGAATGTCCATGTATCGCCACTATCGATTGCTCCTGGCGCGCCTGGAAAAGCTCTGCAAAGACGCTATCGTCTGCGGAATGTACACGGTGGAGTCTGTGTTCCTGGATAACCGCTTTGGCGATAACCTGCCCGAGACTTGCATAAAGTACCATGTCAGGATGCAGAAGATTCAAGGCCAGATCCTCTTGAATGGACTGCCGCTGTCCTTTAGCAATGGTCTTCATTTAGATACAAAAACAGCTGAACAGGAAATTACATAG
- the LOC120456814 gene encoding serine protease persephone isoform X2, whose protein sequence is MPLNWFLLLGTLVLISCSAAKAAAIVGRACNVTATMPGICSTSSDCEPVIDGYIKSGVLTLNDVPSCGLGAWGEIFCCPTKPCCGNSTMSTMSFTTSTRAPVAKEVLTSGRVDVPTPFGTGDRPAVAACKKIRQRTQQRRGNQLVIHIVGGYPVDPGVYPHMAAIGYAFDSEFRCGGSLIASRFVLTAAHCVNTDANTPAFVRLGAVNIENPDPTYQDIAVRSVKIHPQYVGHKYNDIAVLELERDVVETDNIRPACLHTDSTDPPSNSKFFVAGWGVLNVTTRARSKILLRAGLELVPLEQCNTSYAEQPGYIRMLKAGVIDSLVCAIDQRLIADACKGDSGGPLIHDLTAEDGMYTIMGVISSGFGCATVTPGLYTRVSSFLDFIEGIVWPDNRV, encoded by the exons ATGCCTCTGAATTGGTTCCTGCTCCTCGGCACTTTGGTGCTCATCAGCTGCTCCGCCGCGAAAGCAGCCGCCATAG TGGGTCGAGCCTGCAATGTGACGGCTACCATGCCGGGGATCTGCAGCACCTCCTCCGATTGTGAGCCCGTGATCGATGGCTACATCAAGTCGGGAGTCCTCACGCTCAACGATGTGCCCAGCTGTGGCCTCGGCGCCTGGGGTGAGATCTTCTGCTGTCCCACCAAGCCGTGCTGCGGGAATAG TACCATGAGCACCATGAGCTTCACCACGAGCACAAGAGCACCAGTGGCCAAGGAGGTGCTAACCAGTGGTCGTGTCGATGTGCCCACGCCATTTGGAACGGGTGATCGCCCAGCAGTGGCAG CCTGCAAGAAGATACGCCAGCGAACACAGCAGAGGAGGGGCAACCAATTGGTCATACACATCGTGGGCGGTTATCCGGTGGATCCGGGTGTATATCCCCACATGGCGGCCATTGGTTACGCCTTCGACAGCGAATTTCGTTGCGGCGGATCGCTCATCGCCAGTCGCTTCGTCCTGACCGCCGCCCATTGTGTGAACACCGACGCCAATACGCCGGCCTTTGTCCGCTTGGGTGCTGTGAACATTGAGAATCCGGATCCCACCTACCAGGATATCGCCGTT CGAAGCGTTAAAATCCATCCGCAATATGTGGGGCATAAGTACAACGATATCGCCGTCTTGGAACTGGAGCGTGACGTGGTCGAGACGGATAACATACGGCCCGCTTGTCTTCACACGGACTCCACCGATCCTCCCTCGAACTCCAAGTTCTTTGTCGCCGGTTGGGGCGTCCTCAATGTAACCA CTCGGGCGCGTTCCAAGATCCTGTTGCGTGCGGGTCTGGAGCTGGTGCCGCTGGAGCAGTGCAACACATCCTATGCGGAGCAGCCAGGTTACATACGGATGCTGAAAGCGGGCGTCATCGATTCCTTGGTGTGCGCCATCGATCAAAGGCTTATTGCCGACGCCTGCAAGGGCGACTCTGGTGGACCGCTCATCCACGACCTGACCGCGGAGGACGGCATGTACACCATCATGGGCGTCATCTCGTCGGGATTTGGATGCGCCACCGTCACCCCGGGCCTCTATACCCGTGTCTCCTCCTTTCTGGACTTTATCGAGGGCATCGTCTGGCCGGACAATCGTGTGTAA